A genomic stretch from Coffea arabica cultivar ET-39 chromosome 10c, Coffea Arabica ET-39 HiFi, whole genome shotgun sequence includes:
- the LOC113714772 gene encoding UDP-glucosyltransferase 29-like, whose amino-acid sequence MEQTSNDESNTRRFRVLMFPWLAHGHMSPFLELSKRLAKNNFQIYFCSTEINLSFVKKDRNLDEYFSDHSIELVQLDLPHFPELPPHYHTTKNLPPHLNPTLHVAFYMGRTHFQNILNILQPDLLIYDMFQAWASELASMFHIPAVLFLGGGAVFWSWSYFYDIINKGYSGIDGTYPFPAIFLRDYEIKRMAAFLQESKEKVPEEVVLSKTKGFEVSSDIVLLKACREIDGKYIDHLSSSRGKKILAVGPLIELKHDDTKMEEETENSSHIIEFLNGREESSVVYVCFGSEYFLSEEEREEMAYGLELSNANFVWVVRFPVGHAIALEEALPEGFLERVKDRGVVVDGWAPQAKILEHPSTGGFVSHCGWSSFMESLYYGVPLLALPMLYDQPFQARLAVEIGVGIEILRDEDGRIKRENVAKVIKEVVVEKIELGESVKQKAKELSHKLREEGEGQLHEAVEKLKSLCSKNQSQEQ is encoded by the coding sequence ATGGAGCAGACATCAAACGACGAATCTAATACTCGTAGATTCAGAGTTTTGATGTTCCCATGGCTAGCTCATGGCCACATGTCTCCCTTCTTAGAACTATCCAAGAGACTTGCCAAAAACAACTTCCAGATCTACTTTTGTTCCACTGAGATCAATCTGAGTTTCGTCAAGAAAGATAGAAACTTGGACGAGTACTTCTCCGATCATTCAATAGAATTAGTGCAACTTGATTTGCCACACTTCCCTGAACTCCCTCCACACTATCACACAACCAAAAACCTCCCACCCCATCTGAATCCAACCCTCCATGTTGCGTTTTACATGGGAAGGACCCACTTCCAAAACATCCTAAACATTTTGCAGCCAGATTTGCTAATCTACGACATGTTCCAAGCATGGGCCTCGGAGCTGGCTTCAATGTTTCATATCCCAGCTGTTCTTTTCTTAGGCGGTGGAGCAGTTTTTTGGTCTTGGTCGTACTTTTACGATATCATCAATAAAGGATACTCCGGTATCGATGGGACTTACCCTTTTCCTGCAATTTTTCTCCGGGATTATGAAATAAAGAGGATGGCAGCATTTCTCcaagaatcaaaagaaaaagttcCCGAAGAAGTTGTGCTATCCAAAACTAAGGGCTTTGAAGTATCTTCTGACATTGTTTTGCTGAAAGCCTGCAGAGAGATTGACGGGAAATACATTGATCACTTATCTTCCTCTCGTGGGAAGAAGATTTTAGCTGTTGGTCCTCTTAttgaactaaaacatgatgatACCAAGATGGAGGAGGAGACGGAAAACAGTTCCCATATCATTGAATTTCTGAATGGTAGAGAGGAATCATCAGTGGTTTATGTTTGTTTCGGGAGCGAATACTTTCTGTCCGAGGAAGAAAGGGAAGAGATGGCATACGGCCTGGAGCTGAGTAATGCTAACTTCGTATGGGTAGTCAGATTCCCCGTGGGACATGCCATTGCCCTTGAAGAAGCTCTACCAGAAGGGTTTCTCGAGAGGGTGAAAGACAGAGGTGTGGTGGTGGATGGATGGGCACCGCAGGCTAAAATTCTTGAGCATCCAAGCACTGGTGGTTTTGTGAGCCATTGCGGATGGAGTTCTTTTATGGAAAGCTTATATTATGGGGTTCCATTGTTAGCCTTGCCCATGCTTTATGATCAGCCTTTCCAAGCTAGACTTGCGGTGGAGATTGGTGTTGGCATTGAGATTTTGAGGGATGAAGATGGGCGGATCAAGAGGGAAAATGTTGCTAAAGTCATAAAAGAGGTGGTCGTAGAGAAGATAGAGCTGGGAGAATCAGTGAAACAAAAGGCTAAGGAATTGAGTCACAAGTTGAGAGAAGAAGGTGAAGGGCAGTTGCATGAAGCAGTAGAGAAGCTCAAGAGCTTATGCAGCAAGAACCAGTCGCAAGAACAGTGA
- the LOC113714771 gene encoding pentatricopeptide repeat-containing protein At3g29230 translates to MEHSMLQLLQKCKTIKQLKQTHLQIIVNGLKDDNFIVPKLISRSSDLSLDYAVATFESMNNPSVISYNTLIQCFIGKTSNDALLTYKKMRASMISPNSFTFTFLLRCFESFEALGDGEMVHNQIVKLGFESSVFVMNTLMDFYGNCCGDLGVARKVFDYMPKRDVVSWNTLIGRCMSRGEIESAIGLFESMPERSIVTWNSVISGLLRARKLELAHSVFQRMPERNDVSWNTMLSGYVKVGDMETAQAIFNKMPERSVVSWTAMVSGYATVGDLPSARKIFGEMPAKNVVSWNAMIAGYVNGHLFDQALSVFHHMLIDGRCKPDQTTLVSVLSACAHLGSHDHGKWVDSYVRKNKFELSLPLGNALIDMYAKCGDVENGRAVFQKMNKRCIITWTSIISGLAVNGYCTEALDLYDEMCSEGLKPDDVIFIAVLSACTHGGLVKEGKRVYDQMVHDFDITPRIEHYGCMVDLLGRAGKLEEALRIIESMHLQPNAVIWATILSACKIHGNGKLLESLTRKIFEQEPMNPGYLTLITNLSLHVGRWQDALDVHVASRQQGTEKAPGCSSIQIGNSVHEFLAKDTRHTQRKEVYRSLASLNGHLKSVYDMQGLLALALTTNASSQSQTCKNSG, encoded by the coding sequence ATGGAGCATTCTATGCTCCAATTGTTGCAGAAATGCAAAACGATCAAACAATTGAAACAAACCCATCTTCAGATTATCGTCAATGGCCTCAAAGATGACAACTTTATTGTACCCAAACTCATAAGTCGATCCTCAGACCTTTCACTTGACTATGCTGTTGCAACTTTTGAAAGTATGAATAATCCCAGTGTTATATCTTATAATACTTTGATTCAATGCTTCATTGGTAAGACTAGTAATGATGCATTATTGACTTATAAAAAGATGAGGGCCTCAATGATTTCGCCTAACAGTTTCACATTCACTTTTCTTTTGAGATGTTTCGAGTCTTTTGAGGCGTTGGGAGATGGTGAAATGGTGCATAATCAGATTGTGAAGCTGGGATTTGAGTCAAGTGTTTTTGTTATGAATACgcttatggatttttatggcaACTGTTGTGGGGATTTGGGTGTGGCTCGAAAGGTGTTTGACTATATGCCTAAAAGAGATGTTGTCTCGTGGAATACGTTGATTGGACGGTGTATGAGCCGTGGAGAGATAGAATCTGCAATTGGGCTGTTTGAGTCCATGCCGGAAAGGAGTATTGTGACATGGAATTCGGTTATCAGTGGGCTTTTGAGAGCTCGAAAATTGGAGTTAGCTCATTCTGTATTTCAACGTATGCCAGAAAGAAATGATGTTTCTTGGAATACAATGTTGTCTGGTTATGTAAAGGTTGGTGATATGGAAACTGCACAGGCGATCTTTAATAAGATGCCGGAAAGAAGTGTAGTCTCTTGGACAGCTATGGTTTCAGGGTATGCAACGGTTGGTGACCTTCCATCAGCAAGGAAGATTTTTGGTGAGATGCCAGCAAAAAATGTGGTTTCTTGGAATGCAATGATTGCAGGTTATGTTAACGGTCACTTGTTTGATCAAGCACTTTCCGTGTTTCATCATATGTTAATTGATGGCAGATGCAAGCCTGATCAAACTACTTTAGTTAGTGTCCTGTCGGCTTGTGCTCACTTGGGATCTCATGACCATGGAAAATGGGTTGACTCCTATGTTaggaaaaataaatttgaacTGTCACTTCCACTGGGTAATGCTTTGATAGACATGTATGCGAAATGTGGGGATGTAGAAAATGGAAGAGCAGTTTTTCAAAAGATGAACAAGAGATGTATTATTACTTGGACTTCAATAATATCAGGATTGGCAGTCAATGGATATTGTACTGAAGCCTTAGACCTATACGATGAAATGTGCTCAGAAGGACTAAAACCAGATGATGTGATTTTTATTGCAGTTCTTTCAGCTTGCACACATGGAGGACTGGTGAAAGAAGGTAAAAGGGTTTATGATCAGATGGTGCACGACTTTGATATTACACCACGAATTGAGCATTATGGCTGCATGGTTGATCTCCTTGGTCGAGCAGGAAAGTTGGAAGAGGCATTAAGGATCATAGAGAGCATGCATTTACAACCTAATGCTGTCATTTGGGCTACTATACTTTCTGCTTGTAAGATCCATGGTAATGGAAAGTTGTTGGAGTCACTGACAAGAAAGATCTTCGAGCAAGAGCCAATGAATCCTGGTTACTTAACATTGATTACAAATTTAAGCTTGCATGTTGGAAGATGGCAAGATGCATTGGACGTCCATGTAGCAAGTAGGCAACAGGGAACAGAAAAGGCACCTGGTTGTAGCTCAATCCAAATAGGAAACAGTGTGCATGAATTTTTAGCTAAGGATACAAGGCATACACAAAGGAAAGAGGTCTATAGGTCTTTAGCTAGCCTGAATGGACACTTAAAGTCAGTTTATGACATGCAGGGACTCCTGGCCCTTGCATTGACTACCAATGCTTCTTCTCAGAGTCAGACGTGCAAGAACTCTGGTTAA